Part of the Shewanella eurypsychrophilus genome is shown below.
GCACAGAGAGGAATTCTGCAGGTTTATTGATCACCAGCATATCATCGTCTTGATAGATGATATCAAGGTGCTTACCCTCAGCTGGGTTAGTGAGCAGCGGGTTCTCATCGGTCGGAAGACCGTCTAGCATATGTCCCAATATAGGCTGGCATTTTCCCTGACAGGCGCCATAGAAGTTCTTATGCTGTCTTATCTCAGACTTAGGCGCTTCACCCCACCAAAACTCAGCCATAGCGAGTGGTGTCATACCATTGTTAAAGGCAAAGTGTAACAGCTTAGGCGCGGCGCACTCACCTGAACCCGCTGGTGGTACCTTGTGAATCGTCCCTTTAAAAATCTCACCTAAACTTTGCTCCTCGCCCTTGATATTCAAGAAGCGGTATTCATCAAATAGACGTTGCTGCAGCGCGGCGGACATGGTTTTTCGTTTCTGCTTTAAGGCCGTTAAGTGTTGACTGGCCTGCTCAAGTGCATGCTTTGCTGATGCGAGTTGCTCATCCCAATAACTGTTAAGCGCCCTTAATTGATTTTTATCTTGAACGCTCTCTCGACTCATCTGAATTCTGAGTTGTTTTAGCGCCTGTTCATCGAGTGTGTCCCCAGCAGCGCGTTGCAGTTTTCGTTGTTTACGGTTTTCAATCATTAAGGCGCGATGAGCAGCTATCTGCTCTTGAGCTGATAGTGTTTTATCGGCAAGCTGTGATTGCAGTAGCGCTATCTCAGGATTGTCTTTAAGCGTATTAATCTCAGCATTGATCAAGTTGATTTTGGCCTGCTCAGGCGGAAAAAAGCTGCCCTCAGCCAACATATCAAATACAGGTGGAACAAAGTGAGTGAGTAGATTTTGATCGGCAATCTTGCCTGAAAATGCCGACAGATAGCCCAACTCTCCCTGACTATTTTTTACCAGCAGTACACCAAACATCTTGCCTAAACCAGAGCCTTCAGCTTCACGTAAACCAAAGTCATGTCGCCATTCAGTCTGAGACTCTAAGTGTTGCTGTAACTCACTGGCTGCCAACAGACACAGAGGGTGAGGTTCATAATAGAACGGAAAGGTAAAACGCACCGGCAGCGTAAATTCTGTGGTTGGTGCTTTAAATGGCGTAAAACAATCTTCTGGAGAGTACATCTGCTGGTCTGCTTAAATAAATGGTTAGCCGTGGACGTTTAGCGCTTGAAGCTCGAGTCTCATCTGGACTCAATGCGTTCATCTGGCGATAAATGTCGATAAAAAACGAGCTGGGGATTTTAACCTTTTACCGACAAGAGATCATCTTGCAATAGAAAAATTGCTGTTTTTTGTTTTAATTCGTTTGTGGGGATTTTCTTGGGACTGTTTTGAAGGCCATATTTTATTGAATATTTCGTTGATAGTTGCAACATTATTGATGACCATCACTTCCTCTCTATTTTCTTTTTTCCCCTCAGTGTTCTCCGTGAAAGCGAAGCGCTTCGTGGTGAAATTATGCTTTGGATAAAGGTTAAACTAAGACCTTATTATGAAATTTTGTGAGGGAAATACATTTGATTATAATGATATAAATGGAGTGGTGAGGCATCGGCCAAGTCCTGAAATCGATTTATGCCCTGCAAATAGCACAAGGCATAAATACTAAGACGTTAAAGAACAACGTAAATTTTGAGGTTAGGCGCGGTATGATAAAAAAACTTGATAACTCTAATGAACAAGTTGCAGAACAAATTTACTCTGTTTTTCAAAACTCTTATAAAATTGAAGCTCAACTTATTGGTACCCTTTATTTTCCTCCACTGTCGCGAAGTGCTCAAGATATAGAAGATTCAAAAACACTATTTTATGGCTTTAGTGAAAATGAATGTCTTGCTGCAGTTATCGAGATTGCTGTAGAAGATAGGCTCTTAGAGCTTAATAGTTTGACTGTCGACCCAAAGTATTTTAGGAGAGGTATCGCAGACAAATTGATAAGTTATATTCTAGAGCTAATTGATTTTAAAGAAGCTATTGTTGAGACGGCTGTTGTAAATAAGCCTGCAATTAATTTATATAATAAACATGGCTTTGTTGAGTTTAAAAGATGGATTCCCTCACATGGTATTGAAAAGCTAGCAATGAAGCTTATAGATGCCGCAAGTTGTCATTCTTTTTCTAAAGCTGATTGCTGACAAACTGATGCTGGGTTCGACAGATAAGTCGATGTAATAAAATATACTGGAAAATAAATGGCCATCGAAAAGTTTTGATGGCCATTAAGTGCTTAATGAGCTAGAGAATTACTTGAGGTTTTCTTCGCCGCCTTTGCTGCTTTCTTCTCTTTTGCTGTTAAAAGCGGTTTCTTTTTAACATTCTTTTTACTGTCTTGGCCTTTACTCATGATACTTTCCTTTTGAGGTAAACTCGTAAACCTAAAGTTAGTTTGAGCCAACCTAAGGGCTGAAGTTACGCAGTGGCCTTCTATCAAGATAGAGGTCAATACATAACGATATCAGTATGACCCTACAGACGATCAATTGATAGGAATAGCTTACATTAGCCGGTCGGTATATGCATTGCTGTATATTATTAGCGCATACTGTTAGCAGATACTATTAGCGCATTCTATTAGCGGAGATTATGTGTTGCCCTATAGCAATCGTTTACACGAAGCATTAACAGGCTATCTAGAACTTTTTTAACCGAAAGGGTAGGCTTCTCCAGTCTCTAAATAGAGCGGAAACTTTTTCATGACTCGTGAAAACAGTGGACTGTCTAAGTGATTTTTCAACCATTGTCTTAGTAACGGATAGGGAGATTGCAAATACCAGTGGCGGTCGACTCGGGCAAACTGACGCACGAAAGGCAGTAGCGCAAAGTCGAGCAAGCTTAGGCTGTCGCCCATTAGGTATTGATGTTGAGACAAACGTAACTCTAAGTCTTGGATAAAACCTTCACACTGCTGACGTAACTCGGCTTCGGTATCTTTGTGGTAGCGCTTGGCATCTTTATACTGCTCGAGTAATGGTTTGAACACCTTATCGTTATATTTGATTAATTCGAGCATGATTGGCAGTGCATCGGGTGTTTGGCTTAACAGCAGATCATCCGGGTCATTTATATTCAGTGCCCAAAGCATGATATCCAGACTTTCATCGATGATCTTGGGCTGTTTGGCATTCTCAGCGCTTTCATTCTTAACCTCGCTTCCAGCTTCAAGCGCACCTTCATCCAGCCCCTCAATGATAAGCACTGGCACTGTGCCTTTTGGTGAGATGGCGAGCATCTCCTCGGGTTTGTTTTTGGTGACCACGGCTTTGAGCATGACCTTTTTCTCTGCCATTAACAAGCCTAAGCGGGCCCGCATGGCATAGGGGCAGTGTTGTAGTGAATAGAGGGTAGGTAAGGGGAGTGAGTTCATGGGTATTATCGCTTCTATTGGCTGTTTAATACTATGGGGGAAGTAATTAGGTCGATTATAGTTTTTTAAGTGTATCTATGTAGAGGAGAATAAAAAAGGGGCGGTAAACCAAGAGCCTATAAGTCTCTTTAAAAAGACTGATAGGCTGCTCTGTTCTATTATAATCGGTGGTTAAAGACCTTGCTTATATTGAGCATGTGTCGATACGGTTACCATAGTATCTAACTGGTTCTTAGCAGCTTCACTGCCTTCGAGCAGATTTTCAAAGTGCGCAATAAGCTGAGTTTTATCCAGTTTAGCTTTTGAGCCTGAGCCGATATCGGTCAGGTCAATAAAGAACTCATCAAACAGATTAGAGTAGTCATTGATCACATCTAAGTTCAAAAACTGCTCATCGTTATAGATGCTTGGGTAACCGCCTTTTTGCTTATCAACGGCAAATGAGATCCCCTTGACGTTGGTAATGGTGGTGGCTTTTTCACATTTAAGCATGCAGCCATCTTCGATACTGGGTTTATTACAGCCCACGGTCTGCTGGAAGAAACACTGACGGCTGGTCATCATCAAAATGGGGTGATAGATGCTGTATAAGAGTTTAAAGCCTGCTGGACGTTTGATATTTCTCATCTGCATGCGATTAATTTCGTTAGAGATAAATGCACCAGAGCAGTTTAAGTCTTCCTGTAAGGTACGCAGGGCATAAGAGTTGGTGGTATTTAGCAGTGGACCGGCAATCCACTCGATACCCATCTCAAACGCTTTATAGGCAACTCCAGTGTTATTACTGACGATACGTGCAGGCTTAACGACTTCAAGAATTCGCACCGCTTCGATATAGTCTTTGCCGATTAATACCGCCGGGAACCAAGGGATAAATCTTGGGTTACGGTTGAGTATTTCAATATACTTATCGCAGTTCTTCTTAAAGCTCTCTGGCAGCTTAAAGTAAATGTCAGCATCGGTAATATCACCAAGGTAGGCATCTTGCTCATCACTGATCAGTAGAGACAGGCTTGGTTTATCGTCTACTTTTCCATTTACTTTGGCATGCTGCTCAAGTTTTGGAAGCTCAACTGGTGCTATCACATCTACCGAGTTATTAAGCAGAAATGCCAGCTTGTTCTTAAGTGCCGTTAGCTCTTTAAATGGAATACTAAGGCCACTCGTTAATCCACTGAAGTCATAATCCTGAATATCATAATCAGCATTGTTGAAACTTCTGAAGCGTTTTTCTAATGCCTCAGTGTCCATTGGAGATTTATCCGTGGTTCGCATCAAGGATTCAGATTGTACGGTGAACGTTTGGAACTGGTTTGCTTGTTCGACTTGATTGGAAACCGTTTCAACTCTTGCCACAATAGCGAAGGCCTGGTCTAACTGGCCTGTGAAGCTTAATGTGAGCTGCATCTTGTCGATATGAAGATATTGGATCTTATCTTCTAGACTTGCACCGAGTTGATTCTTATCCGCTCTGAGTGTTTGTTTTACTTCTTGGATCTGCACCACTGAAATCGCGTTTTTCTGTTCCACGGCGTGGTTAACACTGTTATCGCGAGGATTATCGATAAACATGTCTTTAGTGAGGTTACCCTTCAAGAATGAGTTGGTAAAATCACGGTTAAACACCTTGTAGAGGTTGGTGTCATCTTCCAGTAACTTGCCAGTATCGACGAACTGGTTTATCTGTTTACGCCAGCTATCGACAACGGTATAGACATAGTGTGCGCCCTTGATACGGCCTTCAATCTTGAGTGAGTCGACCTGAGCATCGACTAAATCTGGCAGGTCAAAATAGGCTGAGTTATCTTTTAGGTTCAAAGGGTACTTATTACCTGCAGCCGTCTCTTCATATTCATCACGACAAGCCTGACTACAGCGGCCTCGGTTACCTGAGTTGCCGACACTGACAGAGCTTGAATAGCACTGACCCGAGAAGGCGATACATAAAGAGCCGTGAACAAACACTTCGGTCAATATATCGTATTCATGGGCAAGAGCAGTGAGTGACTTTATCTCAGGAAGATTTAACTCTCTCGACAGGTTGACGCGTGAAGCGCCAACTCTGTTAAGGAAGTGGATCTGGCCTTCATTATGAGTGGTTAGCTGAGTCGAGGCGTGAATGTCTAAGGTTGGGAAGTGCTTCTTAACGAGATTAAACAGACCGAGATCTTGAACTATTATGCCATCTAAGCTGGTGTTGACTAATTGATTCAGTAACTTAAATAGTGCAGGTAGTTCCTGCTCTAAAATCACCACATTCAAGGTCAAGAACACTTCACATTCATACTGATGAGCGAGCCTTAATATGCCACAGAGATCATCAAACGACAGGTTGGCGGCACGGTTACGGGCATTAAAGGTATCTAAGCCGCAATAGACGGCGTTGGCACCGGCAACAATAGCGGCTTTTATTGCTTCAACATCGCCGCCTGGCGCTAACAACTCTATTTTTCTACTCATCTCAGACTAACTCACTCAATTATTCGATTAAATTTTTTGAGGGGCGATTTTACCCGCATCCCGCCAGCATTGCCATACATTAGATTTTGGTGGATTACTTCATCAATGACTTATGGTGATGTTCAGTACTTGTTGAGCCACTCAGCCTTCAGATTAAGTTGAATTATCATCATGTTTATTATCAAACTTGTTATCGCGTTTGTTATCAAAAATGTGATTTACTGAGTTTTGGCAGAATAGATTCAATATCAGCACATTCATATCTCCACATACTCGAAGGCAAGCTCATTATGACCTATCAGATTAATTTTCAACAAACACTCACAGATGATGAACAACAAATGTTGTGGGATGGCATAGAGCAAGCTAGTCGAGCCAAAGTAGGTACTACCGGTCGTAACGAGCTGTGCTTTTTATTACGTGATGAGCAAGGGAAAGTTTTGGGAGGAGTACAAGGTAACTGTGATAATTTTGGCTGGCTATGGATTGATTCACTCTGGGTGAGCGAGTCATTGCGAGGAAAAGGGCTGGGTCAGCAGTTGCTTCAGGCTATTGAAGGTCAATCGATTGAACTTGGCTGCACTCACTCTCACTTAACCAGCTTTACCTACCAGGCTGTGGATTTTTATAAGCAACATGGCTATTCCATATTTGGCGAATTGGAAAACTATCCGCAAGGACATAGTCGCTGCTGGATGAAGAAGGTGCTGGTCAATCAGTAAATACATTTTTAAAGTCTTGCAGCATAATTAGTCGCTCAGCCATGACTAAGCGTGCAGTTAAGCTTCCTCTTGGCTGCTCTTCACCCCTTTCTCAAGATGAACATATGCTCTATCATGTCGCGCTATTTTCAATTTCAGTAGAGTGATCAGGTTTGCAAACATTAGCAGCACTTCAAAATGGACAGTTATCATCGATTACACGTTTACAGTTAGCCGAAAACCTAACTGAACTCCCCAATGAGATCTTTGATTTGGCTGATACCTTGGAAGTGCTGGATCTGTCTAATAATTGCTTATCCAGTTTACCCGATGACTTTGGTCGGCTGGTGCAGCTCAAAATTCTTTTCTTATCGAATAATCAATTTGAAACCTTGCCTAAGGTATTGGCTGATTGTCCTAAGCTTGAGATGATCGGTTTTAAGGCGAATAAAATACACACAGTCGATGAAGACGCTTTGCCTGTTCAGACTCGCTGGTTGATCTTAACCGATAATCAAATCGAGGCATTGCCTGAATCTATGGGGCAACTGCATCGTCTACAAAAATTAGCTTTAGCGGGGAATTGTCTTTCTGCGCTGCCAGCATCGATGGCAAATTGTAAAAAGCTCGAGTTAGTACGTTTATCTGCAAATAAGCTGACTCATATTCCCGACTGGTTACTGCAATTGCCAAGACTCGCTTGGCTTGCATTTGATGGTAATAGGCTTAGCTGTACGGATAAAATAACCTTATCTGTACCAGAGATGCTTAAGGTCAAGATGACAGATATCGACTTAGCCGAACAACTGGGCGAGGGGGCATCGGGTGTCATCTATAAAGGAAAATGGAATCACCAGCCAATCAGCTTGCATGGCACTCCTGACTTGATAGCGGTAAAACTGTTTAAGGGGGAGGTGACCAGTGATGGCTACCCCGCCGATGAGCTAGCCTGTTGTTTGCAGGCGGGTGAGCATCCTAACCTTATTAGAGTCATCTCACAGATAAACGAGCAAGAGCATCTGGGTTTGGTGATGGAATTGATCCCACCGAGTTTCTTTAACTTAGGTTTACCACCATCGCTGC
Proteins encoded:
- a CDS encoding pseudouridine synthase; its protein translation is MYSPEDCFTPFKAPTTEFTLPVRFTFPFYYEPHPLCLLAASELQQHLESQTEWRHDFGLREAEGSGLGKMFGVLLVKNSQGELGYLSAFSGKIADQNLLTHFVPPVFDMLAEGSFFPPEQAKINLINAEINTLKDNPEIALLQSQLADKTLSAQEQIAAHRALMIENRKQRKLQRAAGDTLDEQALKQLRIQMSRESVQDKNQLRALNSYWDEQLASAKHALEQASQHLTALKQKRKTMSAALQQRLFDEYRFLNIKGEEQSLGEIFKGTIHKVPPAGSGECAAPKLLHFAFNNGMTPLAMAEFWWGEAPKSEIRQHKNFYGACQGKCQPILGHMLDGLPTDENPLLTNPAEGKHLDIIYQDDDMLVINKPAEFLSVPGKNILDSVYSRIKGQFPEATGPLIVHRLDMSTSGLMVIALNKAANKSLQKQFICRTVKKRYVALLTGELSQDEGVITLPLRGDFDDRPRQLVCFEHGKPAQTSWQVITRKNQQTKVYLYPKTGRTHQLRVHSAHPDGLNMPIVGDDLYGKKSDRLHLHAELLELNHPITDEPMSFQIDADF
- a CDS encoding GNAT family N-acetyltransferase; its protein translation is MIKKLDNSNEQVAEQIYSVFQNSYKIEAQLIGTLYFPPLSRSAQDIEDSKTLFYGFSENECLAAVIEIAVEDRLLELNSLTVDPKYFRRGIADKLISYILELIDFKEAIVETAVVNKPAINLYNKHGFVEFKRWIPSHGIEKLAMKLIDAASCHSFSKADC
- a CDS encoding glutathione S-transferase — its product is MNSLPLPTLYSLQHCPYAMRARLGLLMAEKKVMLKAVVTKNKPEEMLAISPKGTVPVLIIEGLDEGALEAGSEVKNESAENAKQPKIIDESLDIMLWALNINDPDDLLLSQTPDALPIMLELIKYNDKVFKPLLEQYKDAKRYHKDTEAELRQQCEGFIQDLELRLSQHQYLMGDSLSLLDFALLPFVRQFARVDRHWYLQSPYPLLRQWLKNHLDSPLFSRVMKKFPLYLETGEAYPFG
- a CDS encoding peptidase U32 family protein, coding for MSRKIELLAPGGDVEAIKAAIVAGANAVYCGLDTFNARNRAANLSFDDLCGILRLAHQYECEVFLTLNVVILEQELPALFKLLNQLVNTSLDGIIVQDLGLFNLVKKHFPTLDIHASTQLTTHNEGQIHFLNRVGASRVNLSRELNLPEIKSLTALAHEYDILTEVFVHGSLCIAFSGQCYSSSVSVGNSGNRGRCSQACRDEYEETAAGNKYPLNLKDNSAYFDLPDLVDAQVDSLKIEGRIKGAHYVYTVVDSWRKQINQFVDTGKLLEDDTNLYKVFNRDFTNSFLKGNLTKDMFIDNPRDNSVNHAVEQKNAISVVQIQEVKQTLRADKNQLGASLEDKIQYLHIDKMQLTLSFTGQLDQAFAIVARVETVSNQVEQANQFQTFTVQSESLMRTTDKSPMDTEALEKRFRSFNNADYDIQDYDFSGLTSGLSIPFKELTALKNKLAFLLNNSVDVIAPVELPKLEQHAKVNGKVDDKPSLSLLISDEQDAYLGDITDADIYFKLPESFKKNCDKYIEILNRNPRFIPWFPAVLIGKDYIEAVRILEVVKPARIVSNNTGVAYKAFEMGIEWIAGPLLNTTNSYALRTLQEDLNCSGAFISNEINRMQMRNIKRPAGFKLLYSIYHPILMMTSRQCFFQQTVGCNKPSIEDGCMLKCEKATTITNVKGISFAVDKQKGGYPSIYNDEQFLNLDVINDYSNLFDEFFIDLTDIGSGSKAKLDKTQLIAHFENLLEGSEAAKNQLDTMVTVSTHAQYKQGL
- a CDS encoding GNAT family N-acetyltransferase — translated: MTYQINFQQTLTDDEQQMLWDGIEQASRAKVGTTGRNELCFLLRDEQGKVLGGVQGNCDNFGWLWIDSLWVSESLRGKGLGQQLLQAIEGQSIELGCTHSHLTSFTYQAVDFYKQHGYSIFGELENYPQGHSRCWMKKVLVNQ
- a CDS encoding leucine-rich repeat-containing protein kinase family protein yields the protein MQTLAALQNGQLSSITRLQLAENLTELPNEIFDLADTLEVLDLSNNCLSSLPDDFGRLVQLKILFLSNNQFETLPKVLADCPKLEMIGFKANKIHTVDEDALPVQTRWLILTDNQIEALPESMGQLHRLQKLALAGNCLSALPASMANCKKLELVRLSANKLTHIPDWLLQLPRLAWLAFDGNRLSCTDKITLSVPEMLKVKMTDIDLAEQLGEGASGVIYKGKWNHQPISLHGTPDLIAVKLFKGEVTSDGYPADELACCLQAGEHPNLIRVISQINEQEHLGLVMELIPPSFFNLGLPPSLQTCTRDTFASGAQFSVSQIAKILQQMAATMTHLHQQAVSHGDLYAHNTMINGDAEMLFGDFGASSDLSVLPQLQREAMQAIEVRAFGCLLEDLLLANEKHLSDEAALSGKQALLSVLLQMRDSCLHDEFALRPRFFEISEQLALAVSKQVSEALL